From the genome of Ictalurus punctatus breed USDA103 chromosome 5, Coco_2.0, whole genome shotgun sequence:
TCTGTACTCTGCACTTCTGATTGGTTCACACTGGGAAACAACAGTTCTGGTAGGGGGGACTGTTTTCAACCAGCTGGTCCTGTGGAGACCTGGAGGGACCAAAAGAGACAGCCAGGCCCAGGTAGAGAGACGCCTGCTGGGGCACAGTGGTGTGATTTTCAGCCTGTGCTACCTCGAGAGCTCCAGATGGTTGGCTTCTGCCTCAGACGATCGTAGCGTTCGTGTCTGGAACGTTGGCGTACTGGGTGCAGATGGAGGGTGCGGAGTAGAATCACCTTCCTGTCTGCGAGTTCTCTATGGGCACCAGGCTCGTGTCTTTTGTGTCAGGCTCTCACCTGGCTGTGTGTTCAGTGCTGGGGAGGACGGTGCCTGCCTACTGTGGGAGTGGGAAGGGAATGGTAGAGTGGGTCGAACATTAAAAGGTCATAGATCTGGTGGCATCAGAGCACTAGCAGTTAGTAAAGGGGGTGGATGGGTGGCTACAGGAGGGGCTGATGGAGGAATACGGGCATGGAGAGTTTTGGAGGGAGCCGGACAGGTGAAGCAAAGCCAAGAGGGAGATGGCCAGATAGATTTGGGGTTCAGTGGGCGAGGTTGTCCTAAAGTTGTGCATTCAGTGGGAGGCCACGATGCTGTGCTTGTTTGCACTGATCAAGGAGAAGTATTTTTGCATCAGGATGAATCATGGCAGACAGTTTGGAATGGTGGTCCAGAATTTCAGTCCTACTGTGTGATGGAAGTAGCAGATGTCCAATTTCAGGATGcctctttgtgtatgtgtgcagtAGGTAATATTAATGGAGGGGTTCAGGTGTTCGCTTTACACCATCCGAATTCAGGTGTATTACTGCAAGCAGGCCAGGGGAAGGTTCACACTTTGCAATGGGTCAAAGGGGATCATTTGTATCTGTTGGCTTCTGGTGCTGAAGGATTGGTATATAGATGGACAGTAGAGGTGGAGGCGGATGAAACGGGCCTATGTTTAATATTGGAGGAGCTAAAGTCTTTCCTGTTGCCACCATGTGCCAAGAGATGGCTAACTGCTGCAATCAGTTTGCCACATGGAAAGGGATCACTGTGGGTGTGTGGAGACCGCCGTGGTTCACTTTCGCTCTACAGAGAAAGGGAATTATGTGGTGAGAGTGAAGTGACTAGTGAGAACAGAGAAGAAGAGAGTGAGGAAGAGCAAGGAGTTTGGAAGGATGAGAACAGATGGTCTGAGAGTGCTGCGAATAACACTGCTGCTCCCATTTCCCCTGTCAACACACTGTTCGGTGTCCATGGGAAGCAAGGCGTGACAAGTGTATGCGAGCATCAGGGTTTGTTTTATAGCACCggtcgggatgggtgtgtgcgGGTTCTGACATTACACAGGCATACTCTAAAGGTACGGCGTGTTCATCGTACCAGCAAAGGAATGGAGTGGTTGGAAAAGGTCCTCTTCCTGGGTTCTGATATATCTGATGTGTTTGAGGTCAATAAGAGAAGCAAACAGGATGACAGtgaggaggaagagaggagtATAACAGAAAGAGTGCTAGAGAATGGAGGAGTTAccagaaaagagagagatgtattAAACGAAGAAGCAGAATTGATGAAGTCCATGGGAAACATATCCGAAGATGGTGGGCGTGAAAGTGTTGCTGAGGCCCATTTTGTAATGGTTGGCTTTCACGGTATCCAGTTTCTTTTGTGGGATCCATTGAGACAAGAAAAAATTTTCTCAGTGGCATGTGGAGGAGGACACAGGTCCTGGGCCTACATTCCCCCTTCTCGCACTCAAACACTCGCATCCTCTCACAGCCTCGGACAAGGTACTCTGATCTTCATCAGGCAAGGATCTGTCATGGCATCTCATTCCTTGACTTCCACAGCAACCCATGTGAAGGGACACATACTGAAGGAAGGACTTCATGGCCGAGGCCTGAGTTGCATTCGCCACCTTGGTAGTGTTTCCAGAGGAGGAGCATCATCTGAGGAATGGGAGGTGCTAGTTACTGGTGGCGAGGACACCACAGTGACAGTGCTTGCGGTTGAACCTAGGCATGGCACGGTGAAAGTGCTCACTGTTTTAGCTGACCACATCTCAAACGTTCGGACACTGACTGCGGTCCGAAGAGAACCGAGACAAGAAGGCAATAGTGACAGGAGGACAAATACATCATCTTTGTTCTCAACACTGCTCTTTTCTGCTGGTGGGAGGGCTCAACTGCAGTGCTACCGGCTCCTGATTGGCTGGGATGAACAGGTGAACTGGCCTGTTTGTCAGGTGACTCAGATTGCTGGTCACAGATTGGATGAGCAATGGGAGAGAAGACGGAATCGCCACAAGACTGTAAAAATGGACCCTG
Proteins encoded in this window:
- the wdr6 gene encoding WD repeat-containing protein 6 isoform X2; protein product: MAASENLAVLQSSVLVAPVTALEFLGDEWLLTGEGPILSIFCLQSAPTQCASLSVLHNYRIHGIQPKLLNNDGHVTVPDLVELVIFGGKAVRLINIRPRDLSLEVAGPLLELQDWVLDVSWLRGETGSLLGICLAHNSVLLLEPQSGNILSLCSCAEVCLLYSALLIGSHWETTVLVGGTVFNQLVLWRPGGTKRDSQAQVERRLLGHSGVIFSLCYLESSRWLASASDDRSVRVWNVGVLGADGGCGVESPSCLRVLYGHQARVFCVRLSPGCVFSAGEDGACLLWEWEGNGRVGRTLKGHRSGGIRALAVSKGGGWVATGGADGGIRAWRVLEGAGQVKQSQEGDGQIDLGFSGRGCPKVVHSVGGHDAVLVCTDQGEVFLHQDESWQTVWNGGPEFQSYCVMEVADVQFQDASLCMCAVGNINGGVQVFALHHPNSGVLLQAGQGKVHTLQWVKGDHLYLLASGAEGLVYRWTVEVEADETGLCLILEELKSFLLPPCAKRWLTAAISLPHGKGSLWVCGDRRGSLSLYRERELCGESEVTSENREEESEEEQGVWKDENRWSESAANNTAAPISPVNTLFGVHGKQGVTSVCEHQGLFYSTGRDGCVRVLTLHRHTLKVRRVHRTSKGMEWLEKVLFLGSDISDVFEVNKRSKQDDSEEEERSITERVLENGGVTRKERDVLNEEAELMKSMGNISEDGGRESVAEAHFVMVGFHGIQFLLWDPLRQEKIFSVACGGGHRSWAYIPPSRTQTLASSHSLGQGTLIFIRQGSVMASHSLTSTATHVKGHILKEGLHGRGLSCIRHLGSVSRGGASSEEWEVLVTGGEDTTVTVLAVEPRHGTVKVLTVLADHISNVRTLTAVRREPRQEGNSDRRTNTSSLFSTLLFSAGGRAQLQCYRLLIGWDEQVNWPVCQVTQIAGHRLDEQWERRRNRHKTVKMDPETRYMSMAVVHESVEEILLALACSDGAVRLFTVGEDSRKVELLWENFYHQRCVLSLASYSLEDPQGKQHVLLFSGTTDGAVALWDLTTVLDSKSKDSWHGPSSPCFSLPVHQSGVNTLVISNEVGQMDKDVITVASGGDDGQLSVMKIRVLLRQKVVFPELLSHWTVALAHSAPLTALSMLNCATLVSTSPDQRVCVWRVCGNGLRHKVTMFSHTADAAGLWAWHKKGSELQSGDYVVVCGQGLQLLKLTEGKDPESIRKEKERQKVIFADRFVRV
- the wdr6 gene encoding WD repeat-containing protein 6 isoform X3, producing MSHKSKYEMAASENLAVLQSSVLVAPVTALEFLGDEWLLTGEGPILSIFCLQSAPTQCASLSVLHNYRIHGIQPKLLNNDGHVTVPDLVELVIFGGKAVRLINIRPRDLSLEVAGPLLELQDWVLDVSWLRGETGSLLGICLAHNSVLLLEPQSGNILSLCSCAEVCLLYSALLIGSHWETTVLVGGTVFNQLVLWRPGGTKRDSQAQVERRLLGHSGVIFSLCYLESSRWLASASDDRSVRVWNVGVLGADGGCGVESPSCLRVLYGHQARVFCVRLSPGCVFSAGEDGACLLWEWEGNGRVGRTLKGHRSGGIRALAVSKGGGWVATGGADGGIRAWRVLEGAGQVKQSQEGDGQIDLGFSGRGCPKVVHSVGGHDAVLVCTDQGEVFLHQDESWQTVWNGGPEFQSYCVMEVADVQFQDASLCMCAVGNINGGVQVFALHHPNSGVLLQAGQGKVHTLQWVKGDHLYLLASGAEGLVYRWTVEVEADETGLCLILEELKSFLLPPCAKRWLTAAISLPHGKGSLWVCGDRRGSLSLYRERELCGESEVTSENREEESEEEQGVWKDENRWSESAANNTAAPISPVNTLFGVHGKQGVTSVCEHQGLFYSTGRDGCVRVLTLHRHTLKVRRVHRTSKGMEWLEKVLFLGSDISDVFEVNKRSKQDDSEEEERSITERVLENGGVTRKERDVLNEEAELMKSMGNISEDGGRESVAEAHFVMVGFHGIQFLLWDPLRQEKIFSVACGGGHRSWAYIPPSRTQTLASSHSLGQGTLIFIRQGSVMASHSLTSTATHVKGHILKEGLHGRGLSCIRHLGSVSRGGASSEEWEVLVTGGEDTTVTVLAVEPRHGTVKVLTVLADHISNVRTLTAVRREPRQEGNSDRRTNTSSLFSTLLFSAGGRAQLQCYRLLIGWDEQVNWPVCQVTQIAGHRLDEQWERRRNRHKTVKMDPETRYMSMAVVHESVEEILLALACSDGAVRLFTVGEDSRKVELLWENFYHQRCVLSLASYSLEDPQGKQHVLLFSGTTDGAVALWDLTTVLDSKSKDSWHGESAGCENWVFVYKLLTGGELV
- the wdr6 gene encoding WD repeat-containing protein 6 isoform X1, producing the protein MSHKSKYEMAASENLAVLQSSVLVAPVTALEFLGDEWLLTGEGPILSIFCLQSAPTQCASLSVLHNYRIHGIQPKLLNNDGHVTVPDLVELVIFGGKAVRLINIRPRDLSLEVAGPLLELQDWVLDVSWLRGETGSLLGICLAHNSVLLLEPQSGNILSLCSCAEVCLLYSALLIGSHWETTVLVGGTVFNQLVLWRPGGTKRDSQAQVERRLLGHSGVIFSLCYLESSRWLASASDDRSVRVWNVGVLGADGGCGVESPSCLRVLYGHQARVFCVRLSPGCVFSAGEDGACLLWEWEGNGRVGRTLKGHRSGGIRALAVSKGGGWVATGGADGGIRAWRVLEGAGQVKQSQEGDGQIDLGFSGRGCPKVVHSVGGHDAVLVCTDQGEVFLHQDESWQTVWNGGPEFQSYCVMEVADVQFQDASLCMCAVGNINGGVQVFALHHPNSGVLLQAGQGKVHTLQWVKGDHLYLLASGAEGLVYRWTVEVEADETGLCLILEELKSFLLPPCAKRWLTAAISLPHGKGSLWVCGDRRGSLSLYRERELCGESEVTSENREEESEEEQGVWKDENRWSESAANNTAAPISPVNTLFGVHGKQGVTSVCEHQGLFYSTGRDGCVRVLTLHRHTLKVRRVHRTSKGMEWLEKVLFLGSDISDVFEVNKRSKQDDSEEEERSITERVLENGGVTRKERDVLNEEAELMKSMGNISEDGGRESVAEAHFVMVGFHGIQFLLWDPLRQEKIFSVACGGGHRSWAYIPPSRTQTLASSHSLGQGTLIFIRQGSVMASHSLTSTATHVKGHILKEGLHGRGLSCIRHLGSVSRGGASSEEWEVLVTGGEDTTVTVLAVEPRHGTVKVLTVLADHISNVRTLTAVRREPRQEGNSDRRTNTSSLFSTLLFSAGGRAQLQCYRLLIGWDEQVNWPVCQVTQIAGHRLDEQWERRRNRHKTVKMDPETRYMSMAVVHESVEEILLALACSDGAVRLFTVGEDSRKVELLWENFYHQRCVLSLASYSLEDPQGKQHVLLFSGTTDGAVALWDLTTVLDSKSKDSWHGPSSPCFSLPVHQSGVNTLVISNEVGQMDKDVITVASGGDDGQLSVMKIRVLLRQKVVFPELLSHWTVALAHSAPLTALSMLNCATLVSTSPDQRVCVWRVCGNGLRHKVTMFSHTADAAGLWAWHKKGSELQSGDYVVVCGQGLQLLKLTEGKDPESIRKEKERQKVIFADRFVRV